Within Calditrichota bacterium, the genomic segment TAGTGCCATGTCATCGGGGAGTGTGCTCGTGTGCTCGCTGAGCCAGGTTGCCGTCGCTTGGATTTCCCGAGGCATCCGCTGCGCCTGCGCGCGATTGGTGTTGAGGCCGACCCCGAGGACGGCAAACTTGAGGCGGTCGCCGATGAGCTCGGTCTCTGCCAAGATTCCGCAAAGCTTCTTCCCAGCCACCAGTACGTCGTTGGGCCACTTTAGCTGGGCCTTGACACCCGTGACTTTGGCGATCGCTTCGGCCACTGCCAGAGCAGCCGCCAAGGAGATGAGGCCACAGCGCTGGGGTGCAAGCTTCGGGCGCAGTACCAAGGAGAACCAGAGGCCCGCGCCTGGCGCCGAATACCAAGTGCGACCGGCACGGCCTCGGCCGGCAGTCTGTGCCGAGGCAAGCACAAGACAGCCATGGGGTGCGCCTTGGTGGGCGAGCTCCCGCGCCAC encodes:
- a CDS encoding biotin--[acetyl-CoA-carboxylase] ligase; the encoded protein is MHLSPRFALDKARLATLLKTKHLGRTAQFFASVTSTNEVARELAHQGAPHGCLVLASAQTAGRGRAGRTWYSAPGAGLWFSLVLRPKLAPQRCGLISLAAALAVAEAIAKVTGVKAQLKWPNDVLVAGKKLCGILAETELIGDRLKFAVLGVGLNTNRAQAQRMPREIQATATWLSEHTSTLPDDMAL